A single genomic interval of Daucus carota subsp. sativus chromosome 1, DH1 v3.0, whole genome shotgun sequence harbors:
- the LOC108192804 gene encoding bZIP transcription factor 44: protein MAFSSGITTSSGSLHNTDLYQQQQQLQRKMSNRESARRSRVRKQKHLDDLMAQLAQLRKANNQLVMMMNVTAQRLLHVEAENSVLRAQMAQLDARLDSLNEIIGFLDAEKEGFALDEEFCYNAVNDSADLFHELYVC from the coding sequence ATGGCATTCTCTAGTGGAATAACAACTTCTTCAGGTTCACTTCACAACACAGATTTGtaccagcagcagcagcagcttcAGAGGAAGATGTCGAATCGTGAATCAGCTAGGCGGTCTCGGGTACGAAAGCAGAAGCACTTGGATGATCTGATGGCTCAGCTGGCTCAGCTCAGAAAAGCAAACAATCAGTTGGTCATGATGATGAATGTCACCGCTCAACGTTTACTTCATGTGGAGGCAGAAAACTCTGTCTTGAGAGCTCAAATGGCTCAACTCGACGCCAGATTGGACTCGCTCAATGAAATCATTGGCTTCTTGGATGCTGAAAAGGAAGGGTTTGCCTTGGATGAGGAGTTCTGTTACAATGCTGTTAATGACTCTGCGGATTTGTTCCATGAGTTATATGTATGCTAA